A region from the Salicibibacter cibarius genome encodes:
- the bshB2 gene encoding bacillithiol biosynthesis deacetylase BshB2, with amino-acid sequence MVKKERHVLVIFPHPDDEAFGVSGTISAHIANGTPVTYACLTLGEMGRNVGNPPIATRESLPDVRKKELEEAADAMGLTDLRMMGYRDKTLEFLAPGVLKGMVEELVAELNPTLVISFYPEHSVHPDHNATAAAVVEALADMPKETRPTLYAVAITLDNPDVVYSVKDYMREKLLALRAHHSQFGATFAEREKHYRDGDPEIAERLENERFFDYKFADDA; translated from the coding sequence ATGGTGAAAAAAGAACGCCACGTACTTGTTATTTTTCCTCATCCCGACGATGAAGCTTTCGGCGTTTCCGGAACCATCTCCGCCCACATTGCCAACGGAACGCCGGTCACTTATGCTTGCCTCACCCTGGGAGAGATGGGAAGGAACGTTGGAAATCCTCCGATTGCCACACGTGAATCCCTCCCGGACGTACGAAAAAAAGAACTGGAAGAAGCGGCAGACGCGATGGGACTCACCGATTTGCGAATGATGGGTTATCGGGACAAAACTCTTGAATTTCTTGCTCCCGGCGTTCTCAAAGGCATGGTGGAAGAACTAGTTGCAGAGCTTAACCCAACGCTTGTCATTTCTTTTTATCCCGAACATTCGGTACATCCCGATCATAACGCCACGGCGGCAGCTGTCGTAGAGGCACTTGCCGATATGCCTAAAGAAACAAGGCCAACCCTTTACGCCGTTGCCATCACCCTTGATAATCCGGATGTTGTCTACTCCGTAAAGGATTACATGCGGGAAAAGCTCCTAGCATTACGCGCCCACCATTCCCAATTCGGGGCGACCTTTGCCGAACGGGAAAAGCACTATCGCGACGGTGATCCTGAAATTGCGGAGCGATTGGAAAACGAACGTTTTTTTGATTATAAGTTTGCAGATGACGCATAA
- a CDS encoding YojF family protein has protein sequence MELITPTRVQELIDSFAKQDVYLHLETTNGAYASHFDQSFFSAGAYIRNARVNYKHGKITGDGPYRVGLELDIGWVYGEGLTHFELNEDGQLILAGLNHEDKIAVTLEISEQPFRK, from the coding sequence GTGGAACTCATTACCCCTACTCGTGTGCAAGAATTGATTGATTCTTTTGCCAAACAAGATGTTTATTTACATTTAGAGACAACCAATGGCGCCTATGCATCTCATTTTGATCAATCTTTCTTTTCAGCAGGCGCTTATATACGTAACGCGCGCGTTAACTACAAGCACGGAAAAATTACTGGCGACGGCCCTTACCGTGTCGGTTTGGAGCTGGACATCGGTTGGGTATACGGAGAAGGGCTCACGCATTTCGAGCTCAATGAAGATGGTCAACTCATTCTCGCCGGATTAAATCACGAAGATAAAATTGCCGTTACACTTGAAATTTCCGAACAACCGTTTAGAAAATAA
- the betB gene encoding betaine-aldehyde dehydrogenase, which translates to MRLQMYIDGQWVDAVDDETRDIINPFNQEVIATVAEGGEKDAKKAVAAARRAFDNGAWATTPASERGAIVHEIGRLIRSSRQELAELETLDTGKTVSESLDDMDDIANVFIYFAGLADKEGGEVIDSPIPDSESKVVREPVGVCGQITPWNYPLLQAAWKLAPALAAGNTLVMKPSEITPLTTVKVFELFEQAGVPTGVANLVLGPGNTAGAHLSESTDVDLISFTGGMQTGKKIMQAASSNVKKLALELGGKNPNIIFADADFDVAVDQALNAAFFHAGQVCSAGARVLVESSIHDAFIDALVNRAKHIKLGNGFSEETQSGPLISAEHREKVETYVAIGQEEGAKLALGGKRPEAEELHQGFFYLPTIFTNCTADMRIVQEEVFGPVLTVETFETTEEAVAKANDTIYGLAGAIFTADIAKAENVVTQLRMGTVWINDFHPYFAQAPWGGYKQSGIGRELGRPGLEEYTETKHVFRNIKPEPLEWFK; encoded by the coding sequence TTGCGCTTACAAATGTATATCGACGGTCAATGGGTGGATGCTGTCGACGATGAAACACGTGATATCATCAACCCCTTTAATCAGGAAGTGATCGCGACAGTAGCGGAAGGTGGCGAAAAAGATGCAAAAAAAGCCGTTGCCGCTGCACGCCGTGCATTTGACAACGGGGCATGGGCGACAACACCGGCGAGTGAACGTGGAGCGATCGTTCATGAGATCGGTCGGTTGATTCGTTCGTCTCGTCAAGAACTTGCTGAGCTCGAAACGCTCGATACCGGGAAAACCGTGAGTGAGAGCCTAGATGATATGGATGATATCGCCAATGTTTTCATTTATTTTGCCGGCCTTGCTGATAAAGAGGGCGGTGAAGTGATTGATAGCCCAATTCCTGACTCCGAGAGTAAAGTCGTCCGTGAGCCGGTTGGTGTGTGTGGCCAGATCACCCCGTGGAATTACCCGTTATTGCAAGCAGCGTGGAAATTGGCGCCTGCGCTTGCCGCGGGAAATACGCTCGTGATGAAACCGAGCGAGATCACACCGCTAACGACCGTGAAAGTGTTTGAGCTTTTTGAACAAGCCGGCGTCCCTACAGGCGTGGCAAACCTTGTCCTTGGACCGGGCAATACGGCAGGTGCGCACCTATCCGAAAGTACGGACGTTGATTTGATTTCTTTTACAGGCGGCATGCAGACCGGGAAAAAAATCATGCAGGCGGCAAGCAGCAATGTGAAAAAGCTTGCCCTGGAACTGGGCGGCAAAAACCCCAACATTATCTTCGCGGATGCGGATTTTGATGTTGCGGTCGATCAAGCATTAAACGCTGCTTTCTTCCACGCGGGACAAGTGTGTTCGGCCGGTGCGCGTGTGCTCGTTGAAAGCTCCATTCATGACGCATTCATCGATGCCCTGGTCAACCGGGCGAAGCATATTAAACTCGGCAATGGTTTCTCCGAAGAGACGCAATCCGGGCCGCTCATTTCCGCCGAGCACCGTGAGAAAGTAGAAACATATGTCGCTATCGGCCAAGAGGAGGGCGCAAAACTTGCCCTTGGAGGAAAACGACCGGAAGCCGAAGAACTGCACCAAGGGTTCTTTTATCTGCCGACGATTTTCACCAATTGTACAGCGGATATGCGCATCGTGCAGGAAGAAGTCTTTGGCCCGGTGCTGACGGTAGAAACATTTGAAACAACAGAAGAGGCAGTGGCGAAGGCGAATGACACGATCTATGGACTCGCAGGCGCGATCTTCACGGCAGACATTGCAAAGGCGGAAAACGTCGTTACCCAACTTCGTATGGGCACCGTTTGGATCAATGATTTCCACCCTTATTTTGCCCAGGCGCCCTGGGGCGGTTACAAGCAATCGGGCATCGGCCGTGAACTTGGACGTCCCGGATTGGAAGAGTATACGGAGACGAAACACGTCTTCCGAAACATCAAACCGGAACCTTTGGAATGGTTTAAATAA
- a CDS encoding NAD(P)/FAD-dependent oxidoreductase → MDTYDITVIGGGPAGLFTAFYGGMRQAKVKIIESMPQLGGQLSALYPEKDIYDVAGFPNVRAQDLVDDLVEQMQMFEQTVVLDQSVETVDKLNDETFRIETDKDTHYSRTIIIAAGVGAFQPRKLKIEEAEQYEGKNLHYFIDNLGAFKNKDVLICGGGDSAVDWTLMLANDANVTLTHRRDKFRAHEHSITELQSAPVNMHTPFEVSELRGNGENIKQVVLQEVKGTDQKIVDVDNVIVNYGFISSLGPIKTWGLDTTKNSIIVNSRMETNIKGIYAVGDIATFDGKVKLIATGFGEAPTAVSNAKAYMDPKSRLQPGHSTHMF, encoded by the coding sequence ATGGATACTTATGATATAACCGTTATTGGTGGGGGGCCAGCAGGATTGTTCACCGCTTTCTACGGAGGGATGCGCCAGGCAAAAGTGAAGATCATCGAGAGCATGCCCCAACTGGGCGGTCAACTTTCTGCCCTTTATCCCGAGAAGGATATATACGACGTGGCCGGTTTCCCAAACGTTCGCGCTCAAGACCTTGTTGACGACCTGGTTGAGCAAATGCAAATGTTTGAACAAACCGTTGTGCTTGATCAATCCGTAGAAACCGTCGATAAGCTCAACGACGAGACGTTTAGAATTGAAACAGACAAAGACACCCATTACTCACGGACGATTATCATTGCCGCCGGTGTTGGTGCTTTTCAACCCCGAAAGCTCAAAATTGAAGAGGCCGAACAATATGAGGGCAAAAACCTTCATTATTTTATTGATAACCTAGGCGCTTTCAAAAACAAGGACGTCCTTATTTGCGGGGGTGGAGACTCTGCCGTTGATTGGACGCTGATGCTTGCCAATGACGCGAATGTGACCCTGACACATCGACGTGATAAATTTCGCGCCCACGAGCATAGCATCACCGAATTACAATCAGCACCTGTCAACATGCACACCCCATTTGAAGTGAGTGAACTTCGGGGCAATGGCGAAAACATTAAACAGGTCGTTCTTCAAGAAGTGAAAGGTACCGATCAAAAAATCGTTGACGTTGACAACGTGATTGTCAATTATGGGTTCATTTCATCCCTCGGTCCCATTAAAACGTGGGGACTCGATACAACAAAAAACTCCATTATTGTAAATTCCCGCATGGAAACGAACATCAAGGGGATCTATGCGGTCGGGGATATTGCCACCTTCGATGGCAAAGTGAAGTTGATTGCCACCGGATTTGGTGAAGCTCCAACTGCCGTCAGTAATGCTAAAGCCTATATGGACCCGAAATCCCGACTTCAGCCTGGTCACAGCACGCATATGTTTTAA
- a CDS encoding glycine betaine ABC transporter substrate-binding protein, whose product MCKNRFVYGLVFFGMLAALTACGDEGSSVAEEDEESNGADDIEEIVGIDPGSGTMDMAERTMDTYDLDVDLVSSSEAAMIAELEDAIESQEPIVVTLWQPHWAFNDYDLEFLEDPEEAMGESENIHTMVREGLEDDHASAYQLLDNFHWEIEDMNEVMLDAREDDVEFPDAAAEWIENNRDEVDAWLEGIEPVENETIELAYVNWETETASTNVVAQVLEELGYDVELSSVDMGVAFQALADGESDGMLIAWLPVGASSYYEQYEDEIVDLGPNLEGAQQGFVVPDYMDIDSIEDLQDEE is encoded by the coding sequence ATGTGTAAAAATCGTTTCGTGTATGGATTAGTATTCTTTGGAATGTTAGCTGCACTTACAGCTTGCGGAGACGAAGGTTCATCAGTTGCCGAAGAAGATGAAGAAAGTAATGGAGCAGACGACATTGAAGAAATTGTTGGCATCGACCCGGGATCGGGTACGATGGATATGGCTGAGAGAACAATGGATACTTATGATTTAGACGTTGATCTCGTGTCAAGTTCAGAAGCTGCCATGATAGCGGAATTAGAAGATGCGATTGAAAGTCAAGAACCCATCGTTGTTACACTTTGGCAACCACATTGGGCGTTTAATGACTATGACTTGGAATTCTTAGAAGACCCGGAAGAAGCAATGGGTGAATCTGAAAATATCCATACGATGGTCAGAGAAGGTCTGGAAGATGATCATGCTTCTGCCTACCAATTACTAGATAATTTCCACTGGGAAATCGAAGACATGAATGAAGTTATGTTAGATGCTAGAGAAGACGATGTGGAGTTTCCCGACGCAGCTGCGGAGTGGATTGAAAACAATCGGGATGAGGTTGACGCTTGGCTAGAAGGCATCGAACCAGTTGAAAATGAGACAATCGAGTTGGCTTATGTCAATTGGGAAACAGAAACTGCATCCACGAATGTCGTTGCGCAAGTTCTTGAAGAATTAGGTTACGATGTCGAGTTGTCGTCTGTTGATATGGGTGTGGCATTTCAAGCCCTTGCCGATGGGGAAAGTGATGGCATGTTGATTGCTTGGCTCCCTGTAGGTGCATCATCTTACTATGAACAATATGAAGATGAGATCGTCGACCTGGGTCCGAATTTGGAAGGTGCTCAACAAGGTTTTGTTGTACCAGATTATATGGATATTGATTCTATTGAGGACCTGCAGGATGAAGAATAA
- a CDS encoding Rieske (2Fe-2S) protein, with protein sequence MDKVVAHTDDLAPGEMMEAEFDGRSVVICRASDGDFHAFTNLCPHQGAPLSKGKLCGAPEPTDEIGTYNYKNEGNILRCPWHGREFNIKDSGRMLANERQKLREYKLSVEELSVADGNIILYK encoded by the coding sequence ATGGATAAAGTAGTCGCTCACACGGATGACCTGGCTCCCGGTGAAATGATGGAAGCTGAATTTGATGGACGATCTGTCGTGATCTGCCGTGCTTCAGATGGCGATTTCCATGCATTCACCAATCTTTGTCCTCATCAAGGAGCGCCCTTGAGTAAAGGCAAGTTATGTGGAGCTCCTGAGCCAACAGACGAAATTGGCACCTACAATTACAAAAACGAAGGAAATATTCTGCGTTGTCCATGGCACGGAAGAGAATTCAACATTAAAGATAGTGGCCGCATGCTTGCCAATGAACGTCAAAAACTACGTGAGTATAAATTAAGTGTAGAAGAACTGAGCGTAGCAGATGGAAACATCATCTTGTACAAATAA
- a CDS encoding amidohydrolase family protein → MSFIDTDIHERVSYEQLLPYLEQPWRRYITDCHWMQEKHMPYTQPAVAGVDRADARLPDGRPAGSDLGFMQEQLLDSNGHEYGILTGALDPSPSSMHGWYEMATALASAYNDWQIEHWLEKDSRLYGSVHIAAQDPAAAVQEIERVGDHPKMVQILLPIDDILWGDPFYHPIYEAAEKHQLMIGMHHNEPPIYYGKWPRYFIEWHTLIPTSHMNQVTNMIFSGVFEKFPRLKLMMIEGGFTYVPFLMRKMDQQYTDLRHEVPWVKRMPSDTIREHLCFTTQPLEELKKWELMQIIEQMGSDQIISFSTDYPHWDYDSPERALPPRLDEDLKRKLFSENARQFYPKLHKGGRTDG, encoded by the coding sequence ATGAGCTTTATAGACACCGACATTCATGAACGTGTCAGTTATGAACAACTTCTTCCTTATTTAGAACAACCATGGCGTCGTTACATCACTGATTGCCACTGGATGCAAGAAAAACACATGCCGTATACGCAGCCTGCCGTCGCCGGGGTTGACCGTGCAGACGCTCGGTTACCTGATGGTCGCCCTGCGGGTTCTGATCTTGGATTTATGCAGGAGCAACTCCTTGATAGCAACGGGCATGAGTATGGAATTCTTACTGGGGCTCTTGATCCTTCCCCATCATCGATGCATGGATGGTATGAAATGGCAACAGCCCTTGCCAGCGCTTATAATGATTGGCAAATTGAGCACTGGCTTGAAAAAGATTCACGTCTATATGGTTCTGTGCATATCGCCGCACAAGATCCCGCCGCGGCTGTCCAAGAAATTGAAAGAGTAGGGGATCACCCAAAAATGGTCCAGATCCTCCTCCCTATTGATGACATTCTTTGGGGCGATCCTTTCTACCACCCCATTTATGAAGCAGCGGAAAAACATCAGTTGATGATTGGCATGCACCATAATGAACCGCCTATTTATTATGGGAAGTGGCCGAGATATTTTATAGAGTGGCATACATTAATCCCTACCTCCCATATGAACCAAGTTACGAATATGATTTTTTCGGGTGTTTTTGAAAAATTCCCCCGCTTAAAGCTCATGATGATTGAAGGCGGCTTTACGTATGTCCCGTTTTTAATGCGAAAAATGGACCAACAATACACAGACTTGCGCCATGAAGTCCCTTGGGTAAAGCGAATGCCGAGCGATACAATTCGTGAACATTTATGTTTTACCACCCAGCCGCTTGAAGAACTGAAAAAATGGGAGCTCATGCAAATCATTGAGCAAATGGGGAGCGATCAGATTATCTCCTTTTCGACCGATTATCCCCACTGGGATTATGATTCTCCGGAACGTGCACTGCCTCCACGCCTCGATGAAGACTTGAAGCGAAAACTCTTTTCTGAAAATGCGCGTCAATTTTACCCCAAGCTTCATAAAGGAGGGAGAACAGATGGATAA
- a CDS encoding YidH family protein: protein MDMKKDDNQLKYAQQHLANERTYLAWVRTAVAILGIGFLVTSLHLSMGISENLLIVILGISTGFLGVLTIILASVSYFKKEKQIRKQTFYSSYTMIYFFSLLWIIIALVATLYITQILV, encoded by the coding sequence ATGGATATGAAAAAAGACGACAATCAATTAAAGTATGCACAGCAGCATTTGGCCAATGAACGTACTTACTTAGCATGGGTGCGTACCGCCGTTGCTATTTTGGGCATCGGGTTTTTAGTCACCAGTTTACATTTATCGATGGGGATATCAGAAAATCTACTGATTGTGATCTTGGGGATTTCTACTGGTTTTTTGGGAGTTTTAACGATCATTTTGGCATCCGTCAGTTATTTTAAAAAAGAAAAACAAATCCGGAAACAAACCTTTTATTCATCCTATACTATGATTTATTTCTTTTCTCTTTTATGGATCATTATTGCCCTAGTTGCAACCCTTTATATTACCCAAATATTAGTATAA
- a CDS encoding manganese catalase family protein → MFKRVDKLQIDLPRPEKPDPEAAGVVQELLGGRFGEMSTLNNYMFQSFNFRSKKKLRPFYELIANITAEEIGHVELVANTINLNLDGSVGNGSTNPDDTPLAPVMGYENKFNFILGGQNAIPADSAGKAWTGDNVFSSGNLVNDLLHNFYLECGARTHKMRVYQMSDNETARELAGYLLVRGGVHAVAYAKALEDITGVNMMKMLPVPDLDNSKFDHARKYEDKGIHRKLYRFSDDDYKLLDRIWNGPTPVGSPGELEVVDGLPEGGEIPDLEHIPEEFAPGFDEEQFRELSKRLQYEAGM, encoded by the coding sequence TTGTTTAAAAGAGTCGACAAGTTGCAAATTGACCTTCCGAGACCAGAAAAGCCGGATCCCGAAGCGGCAGGTGTTGTGCAGGAGTTATTGGGCGGTAGGTTCGGTGAAATGTCGACGCTAAACAATTACATGTTTCAGTCGTTTAATTTTAGGAGCAAGAAAAAGCTACGCCCATTTTATGAGTTGATAGCAAATATTACGGCTGAAGAAATCGGTCACGTGGAATTGGTCGCTAACACGATCAACCTTAATCTTGACGGTTCCGTTGGAAATGGCAGCACAAATCCGGATGACACACCGCTCGCTCCGGTAATGGGATATGAAAACAAGTTTAATTTTATTTTAGGCGGGCAAAATGCTATACCGGCTGATTCTGCCGGCAAAGCCTGGACAGGTGACAATGTTTTCTCTAGCGGAAATCTTGTTAACGATTTGTTGCATAACTTCTATTTGGAGTGCGGCGCACGGACGCATAAAATGCGTGTTTACCAAATGAGCGACAATGAAACGGCACGTGAGTTGGCGGGCTATTTGCTCGTACGCGGCGGCGTCCACGCGGTTGCCTATGCAAAAGCACTTGAAGATATCACGGGCGTCAATATGATGAAGATGCTGCCTGTCCCTGATTTGGATAATTCCAAGTTTGACCATGCCAGAAAATATGAAGATAAAGGCATTCACCGCAAGTTGTACCGGTTTAGCGACGATGATTACAAATTGCTCGATCGCATTTGGAATGGTCCGACTCCGGTTGGATCGCCGGGTGAACTTGAAGTCGTTGATGGTTTGCCGGAAGGCGGCGAAATCCCGGATCTTGAGCATATACCGGAAGAATTCGCGCCGGGATTTGACGAAGAACAATTCCGGGAGTTATCGAAACGCCTTCAGTACGAAGCAGGAATGTAA
- a CDS encoding cytochrome P450, producing the protein MMRATKQIPKEKGLDQTLTLLNEGYQYISNRRRHQQSDIIQTRLLGQKTILISGEEAAQLFYDERYFKRKGVAPRRIKKSLFGEHGVQGLDDAEHKHRKLMFLSLMTPERLEEIKKITMEQWKKKIPEWKRKDGVVLFDEAEDVMCRSACAWAGIPLRKEEVAQRAREFGDMIDAFGGVGERNRRGKRARDSAEQWIQTIVKQIRAKKLNPPENTAAYIMSFHRDHKGKRLDTHTAAVEIINVLRPIVAIGRYVVFGALALHDHPETLPGLHAGDDTYTTMFVQETRRYYPFTPLLGAIARKDFHWKGYPFKKGTLVMLDVHGINHRPDLWDAPDAFKPERFKDWKGSPFAFVPQGGGDHYMGHRCAGEWITVMLMQTSLEFLTNHITYTVPDQDLSYSMVRMPTIPKSRFVIRDVEEKMKHG; encoded by the coding sequence ATGATGCGAGCGACGAAGCAGATTCCGAAAGAAAAAGGATTGGACCAGACTTTAACATTATTGAATGAAGGGTACCAATACATTTCAAACAGGCGGCGACATCAACAATCCGACATTATACAGACGCGCCTTCTTGGCCAAAAAACGATCCTTATCAGTGGGGAAGAAGCTGCACAGCTTTTTTATGATGAAAGGTATTTTAAGCGAAAAGGAGTGGCACCGAGGCGCATAAAAAAATCATTGTTCGGTGAACATGGCGTGCAAGGGTTGGATGATGCGGAACATAAACATCGGAAACTAATGTTTTTATCGTTAATGACGCCGGAACGTTTGGAAGAAATCAAAAAAATAACGATGGAACAATGGAAAAAGAAAATTCCCGAGTGGAAAAGAAAAGACGGGGTTGTGTTATTCGATGAAGCAGAGGATGTCATGTGCCGAAGTGCTTGTGCGTGGGCAGGTATTCCTCTCCGTAAAGAAGAAGTTGCACAACGGGCGCGGGAATTCGGTGACATGATCGATGCCTTCGGCGGTGTTGGGGAACGAAATCGGCGCGGCAAAAGAGCGAGAGACAGTGCCGAGCAATGGATACAAACGATTGTCAAACAAATTCGCGCAAAAAAACTGAACCCTCCGGAAAATACAGCCGCTTATATTATGTCTTTTCACCGAGATCATAAAGGAAAACGTTTAGATACCCATACGGCTGCCGTTGAAATCATTAATGTGCTCAGACCGATCGTGGCGATTGGCCGGTACGTCGTGTTCGGTGCACTCGCGTTGCATGATCACCCGGAAACATTGCCCGGATTACATGCAGGAGACGACACGTATACGACGATGTTTGTCCAAGAAACCCGCCGCTATTATCCATTTACACCTTTATTGGGAGCGATCGCTCGCAAAGATTTTCATTGGAAAGGGTATCCTTTCAAAAAGGGGACGCTCGTCATGCTTGATGTTCACGGCATTAATCATCGGCCGGATTTATGGGACGCGCCTGATGCATTCAAACCCGAGCGTTTTAAAGATTGGAAAGGGAGCCCGTTTGCATTTGTTCCGCAAGGCGGAGGGGATCATTACATGGGGCATCGCTGTGCCGGCGAATGGATTACGGTGATGCTTATGCAGACGAGCCTGGAATTTTTGACGAACCACATTACGTACACCGTGCCCGATCAAGATTTGAGCTATAGTATGGTACGTATGCCCACGATCCCGAAAAGCAGGTTTGTGATTCGTGATGTGGAAGAAAAAATGAAGCATGGGTAA